A part of Armatimonadota bacterium genomic DNA contains:
- a CDS encoding MFS transporter — MKKTRHLRWYVLGLIFLATVINYLDRMTINISAPVIAKLYGLDDNAMATIFAAFLWAYTIGPSISGWLMDRVGSRKGYVLSMTVWSVAGVLTAWAVVIGNGLSRILPVTMASIVLGFIACRFVLGLGESANWPVAIKTISEWFPARERSFAIGCFNSGSSIGAVVAPGLVVWLLAYGWRMPFIVVGLIGFVWVLGWLALYRPLHEHPRVTEEERDYILSHHAAERAPESGEKVRWLDVIGIRQVRGVFLTRFFMDPIWWFYTFWLPMYFVQDRGVNLKEMAVFATLSFLASDFGNLFGGWASSSLVKRGFSINRSRKTVMVPCAIMMMVGLAVPFVSVNAAVGLIAVVMFCYQSWSVNMMTIPADVLPKNVVGSAAGISHMGAGFGGLAITYVTGYLAERFGSFTGPIMLMGAMPIIGITFLFLVIGRIAAYEKPVDSSSQGR; from the coding sequence TTGAAGAAGACACGCCATCTCCGCTGGTACGTTCTCGGCCTGATTTTCCTCGCCACCGTCATCAACTACCTTGACCGCATGACGATCAACATATCCGCGCCCGTCATTGCCAAGCTCTACGGGCTGGACGACAATGCGATGGCTACGATCTTCGCCGCATTCCTGTGGGCATACACCATCGGCCCCAGCATCTCTGGGTGGCTCATGGATCGGGTCGGCTCTCGCAAGGGATACGTGCTCTCGATGACCGTGTGGTCTGTGGCCGGCGTGTTGACGGCATGGGCGGTCGTGATAGGTAACGGGCTGTCACGTATTCTGCCGGTGACCATGGCTTCGATAGTGCTCGGGTTCATTGCATGCAGGTTCGTTCTCGGGCTCGGTGAATCGGCGAACTGGCCCGTGGCCATCAAGACGATCTCCGAATGGTTTCCGGCGCGGGAGCGCTCATTCGCCATAGGCTGTTTCAACAGCGGCTCCTCGATCGGCGCCGTCGTAGCCCCCGGCCTCGTGGTCTGGCTGCTCGCCTACGGATGGCGGATGCCTTTCATCGTCGTCGGCCTTATCGGTTTCGTCTGGGTGCTCGGGTGGCTCGCCCTCTACAGGCCATTGCACGAGCATCCCAGGGTCACCGAGGAAGAACGCGACTACATACTGAGTCACCATGCTGCTGAGCGGGCTCCGGAGTCAGGCGAGAAGGTTCGCTGGCTCGACGTGATCGGGATCCGCCAGGTGCGCGGGGTCTTCCTCACTCGCTTCTTCATGGACCCGATATGGTGGTTCTACACGTTCTGGCTGCCTATGTACTTCGTGCAGGACCGGGGGGTGAATCTCAAGGAGATGGCGGTGTTCGCCACGCTGTCCTTTCTGGCGTCCGATTTCGGAAACCTCTTCGGTGGATGGGCCTCCAGCAGTCTCGTCAAACGGGGGTTCAGCATCAACCGGTCCAGGAAGACGGTCATGGTCCCCTGCGCCATCATGATGATGGTCGGCCTCGCCGTCCCGTTCGTGTCAGTCAACGCGGCGGTCGGGTTGATCGCCGTCGTGATGTTCTGCTATCAGAGCTGGTCGGTGAACATGATGACGATTCCGGCCGATGTGTTGCCCAAGAACGTCGTTGGCTCGGCCGCCGGCATTTCTCACATGGGAGCGGGGTTCGGCGGTCTGGCGATCACCTATGTGACCGGGTATCTTGCCGAGCGATTCGGTTCGTTCACCGGCCCGATCATGCTCATGGGAGCCATGCCGATCATCGGGA
- a CDS encoding uroporphyrinogen decarboxylase, with protein MEFFIEPEKWLDAHLKMLERFPDVIFVPGFWVEYGMAAEPSGFGCRVSWWKDSPASVSHAIEDISQVGKLEIPNPRVHGLMPFILHLQRWAQSRIEPLGYSIRMVAARGPLALATHLYGVTEFLTEIKVEPEASHKMLDLCTETVIRWLKAQAENLPDVESILVLDDIPGLLSPADYEEFAHPYLERIFDAFPGMLKVHHNDACIVPFAERMADLGIDILNFSHEFDIRDAYARLRDRVTLMGNVPPLGVLARGKPEDVTEWANHCLEAANGRIILSAGGGTSGGAPSENIDALVEAVRAWEGNRH; from the coding sequence ATGGAGTTCTTCATCGAGCCTGAGAAGTGGCTCGATGCGCATCTGAAGATGCTCGAGCGCTTCCCTGACGTGATCTTCGTGCCCGGCTTCTGGGTCGAGTACGGCATGGCCGCCGAGCCGTCGGGCTTCGGCTGTCGGGTCTCGTGGTGGAAGGACTCCCCGGCGTCCGTCTCGCACGCCATCGAGGATATCTCCCAGGTCGGCAAGCTCGAGATCCCGAATCCGAGGGTCCACGGCCTTATGCCGTTCATCCTGCACCTCCAGAGGTGGGCGCAGAGTCGTATCGAGCCGCTCGGCTACTCGATCCGAATGGTCGCCGCACGGGGACCCCTTGCGTTGGCGACGCACCTCTATGGGGTGACGGAGTTCCTCACCGAGATCAAGGTCGAGCCGGAAGCGTCTCACAAGATGCTCGACCTCTGCACCGAGACCGTCATCCGCTGGCTCAAGGCTCAGGCGGAGAACCTCCCCGATGTCGAGAGCATCCTGGTGCTCGACGATATCCCAGGCCTTCTCTCGCCGGCCGACTACGAGGAGTTCGCACACCCGTACCTGGAGCGCATCTTCGACGCGTTTCCGGGGATGCTCAAAGTCCATCACAATGACGCGTGCATCGTGCCTTTCGCCGAGCGGATGGCGGATTTGGGTATCGACATCCTCAACTTCAGCCACGAGTTCGACATCAGAGATGCTTACGCGAGGCTGCGTGATCGAGTGACGCTTATGGGCAACGTCCCGCCGCTAGGGGTGCTTGCCCGCGGGAAGCCTGAAGACGTGACGGAGTGGGCCAATCATTGTCTCGAGGCAGCCAACGGGCGGATCATCCTCTCGGCTGGCGGCGGCACATCCGGCGGGGCGCCCTCGGAGAACATAGACGCGCTCGTTGAGGCCGTGAGGGCCTGGGAAGGAAACCGACATTGA
- a CDS encoding sulfatase — MLKDKPTRREFLTRGATALAGLTMLGGLPGVASCAKDPQKKPNVVFIFADQFRNCSLGCMGAAEVKTPHFDELASQGMLFTDAVSGYPLCTPYRAMLLTARYGTSTGMVSNEIELPSGEVTIAETFKQQGYKTGFIGKWHLEKNHDPFVPKEHRHGFDFWASRNLGGEYFDSFYCADTPDQIPIPGYEMDGQTDIAIDFMKKNTQSPFFLMLAWRAPHPPIGAPAKYEKMYDAARLTQRPNVPKDMDLRADLVKYYGMITNLDDNMGRIMKALDDMGIADDTIICFSSDHGDMFGSQGLRGKNVPYEESINVPFIMRYPRAIKPGQKTDCMINSVDVMPTLLSMCGVPIPRGVQGHDLSPVILGKDDNKPEAVLLQRIIDGGNKANAEWRGVRTAQYTYARTREKAWLLFDNEKDPYQKNNLVNKPEYKAVQDKLEAQLQAMMKKIGDKLEPSEVYIERFRPQMGKRWFRNKRAPLEQ; from the coding sequence ATGCTGAAAGATAAGCCGACCAGACGGGAGTTTCTCACCCGCGGAGCCACCGCGCTCGCGGGCCTGACGATGCTCGGCGGACTGCCCGGAGTTGCATCGTGCGCCAAGGACCCGCAGAAGAAGCCGAACGTGGTCTTCATCTTCGCCGACCAGTTCCGCAACTGCTCGCTCGGATGCATGGGCGCCGCCGAGGTGAAGACCCCGCACTTCGACGAGCTGGCATCGCAGGGGATGCTCTTCACCGATGCCGTCAGCGGCTATCCGCTCTGCACTCCCTATCGCGCGATGCTGCTCACCGCGCGCTACGGCACCTCGACCGGCATGGTGTCCAACGAGATCGAGCTCCCGAGTGGCGAAGTCACCATCGCCGAGACGTTCAAGCAACAGGGCTACAAGACCGGCTTCATCGGCAAGTGGCATCTGGAGAAGAACCACGATCCCTTCGTCCCGAAGGAACACCGTCACGGCTTCGACTTCTGGGCCTCCCGCAACCTCGGGGGCGAGTACTTCGACAGCTTCTACTGCGCCGACACTCCCGATCAGATTCCGATCCCCGGCTATGAGATGGACGGCCAGACCGACATCGCGATCGACTTCATGAAGAAGAACACGCAGTCACCGTTCTTTCTCATGCTGGCGTGGAGAGCCCCGCATCCTCCGATCGGCGCGCCCGCGAAATACGAGAAGATGTACGACGCCGCCAGACTCACCCAGCGCCCGAACGTTCCCAAGGATATGGACCTGCGCGCCGACCTGGTGAAGTACTACGGCATGATCACCAACCTCGACGACAACATGGGCCGGATCATGAAGGCGCTCGATGATATGGGGATCGCGGACGACACGATCATCTGCTTCTCCAGCGACCACGGCGACATGTTCGGCAGCCAGGGACTCAGGGGCAAGAACGTCCCGTATGAGGAGAGCATCAATGTGCCGTTCATCATGCGCTACCCGCGGGCGATCAAACCGGGGCAGAAGACGGATTGCATGATCAACAGCGTAGACGTTATGCCGACGTTGCTCTCGATGTGCGGTGTGCCGATCCCCAGGGGCGTCCAGGGCCACGATCTCTCGCCGGTAATCCTGGGCAAGGACGACAATAAGCCGGAAGCCGTGCTGCTCCAGCGCATCATCGATGGCGGCAACAAGGCCAACGCGGAGTGGCGGGGAGTCCGAACGGCGCAGTATACGTATGCCAGGACTCGCGAGAAGGCATGGCTGCTCTTCGACAACGAGAAGGATCCGTACCAGAAGAACAACCTGGTCAACAAGCCCGAGTACAAGGCGGTACAGGACAAGCTCGAGGCGCAGCTACAGGCGATGATGAAGAAGATCGGCGACAAGTTGGAGCCGTCCGAGGTATACATCGAGCGGTTCAGGCCTCAGATGGGCAAGCGCTGGTTCAGGAACAAGCGAGCCCCGCTCGAGCAGTGA
- a CDS encoding M55 family metallopeptidase, with translation MRIIILVIIVIAAVCAASAADSDGRVRIYINTDMEGITGISSYEMIQRDGARFKECCELLMGDVNAAVEGAFAGGADEVWVLDGHSTGKNFIAGMLDKRAVQDPREVKKWWAGMNETFDGTVIVGAHAMAGTLNAFLDHTMSSTAWHHYKINGKRYGEIEMWATVAGHFGIPVLMVSGDEALCAEARGFFGTIETAPVKKAIGRNKAECLPAGEARARIREAARKAVSLIGKAKPVVPPKRLEITLEYNRSDFCDSGAKKPGVERVDAYTIRKVTENPLELLP, from the coding sequence ATGCGAATCATCATACTGGTCATCATCGTGATCGCCGCAGTGTGCGCCGCATCGGCGGCCGACTCGGACGGCAGGGTCAGGATCTACATCAACACGGACATGGAAGGAATCACCGGGATCAGCTCTTACGAGATGATCCAGCGCGATGGAGCGCGGTTCAAGGAATGTTGCGAGCTTCTTATGGGCGACGTGAACGCGGCGGTCGAGGGCGCGTTTGCCGGCGGGGCCGACGAGGTCTGGGTGCTGGACGGCCACTCTACCGGGAAGAACTTCATTGCCGGCATGCTCGACAAGCGCGCGGTTCAGGACCCGCGTGAGGTCAAGAAGTGGTGGGCGGGGATGAATGAGACGTTCGACGGGACCGTCATCGTCGGCGCTCATGCGATGGCGGGAACGCTGAACGCCTTCCTCGACCACACGATGAGCTCGACAGCATGGCATCACTACAAGATCAACGGCAAGCGGTACGGCGAGATCGAGATGTGGGCCACTGTCGCCGGACACTTCGGCATCCCGGTGCTGATGGTGAGTGGAGACGAAGCACTGTGTGCCGAGGCCAGGGGGTTCTTCGGCACGATCGAGACGGCCCCCGTCAAGAAGGCGATTGGCCGCAACAAAGCCGAGTGCCTTCCGGCCGGCGAGGCACGCGCTCGAATCCGTGAGGCCGCCCGCAAGGCCGTGTCGCTTATCGGCAAGGCGAAACCGGTCGTCCCGCCGAAGCGCCTCGAGATCACGCTCGAATACAACCGCTCCGATTTCTGTGATTCAGGGGCGAAGAAACCCGGCGTGGAGCGCGTGGACGCGTACACGATAAGAAAGGTGACCGAGAACCCTCTGGAACTGCTGCCGTGA
- a CDS encoding DUF4838 domain-containing protein produces the protein MSKVTIASRGWSDWMIVEASPESGVCRFAVEELKKYLKQVSDYEFIAALDAGDYSAITVGLRSDLRPEDLALLPAPRAGYDGYSIAVDDTKIVVAGDNERGTVYGVYDLLERIGCRWFFPQQDPDDVEVVPKPERVVLDTAAKSVASPMSIRIDNPSSFYFEIDSDVMKKQLDAAMKARYNGIGWQCDHKTYVGDQYAELERTGVIEEIKKRGMMLHGPAHSYPHFMKNEYFDEHTEWFGMRDGVRRKQEIGGAQFCWSNAEARRKFVDNAEQFVLGSPGLDIFCTLGFDGGIACDCPRCSITTAADLVVLLMNELVERLRRSAPHVLVEMSGAYNPVHEPPENTKPDDALRVIWAHWGRYHGYGYDDPRYGWIENLESWRKAFPGRLTLCQYYTDNFATPWISAPYPIVLEGDRRYCAAKGVDAVYMLIWPPGYWWNHSFNNYMAGVCYYDFALNPWDVIRDYAVNYFGRNAGPLLAAYLAEWATNVDLPYHVKDGTTEADRAMLEHQRRVYIDPAVEAARSDPLLSHRVGKVAKLHDLAERLDELHRRHAKISKLRESGDFEKAAELIPRARVYADELLAHMTSLAELNQGLIDKNEVPGFISLGVKSWIEEEAKAVEAQSTKLPEA, from the coding sequence ATGAGCAAGGTCACCATCGCGAGTCGCGGCTGGTCCGACTGGATGATCGTCGAGGCGTCGCCGGAGTCTGGCGTCTGCCGGTTCGCCGTCGAGGAGCTAAAGAAGTACCTGAAGCAAGTTTCGGACTACGAGTTCATCGCGGCGCTCGACGCGGGCGACTACTCCGCGATCACCGTCGGGCTCCGAAGCGACCTCCGCCCAGAGGACCTGGCGCTGCTCCCGGCTCCAAGAGCCGGCTACGACGGCTATTCGATCGCCGTCGATGACACGAAGATCGTCGTGGCGGGTGACAACGAGCGCGGCACGGTCTACGGGGTCTACGACCTCCTGGAGCGGATCGGCTGCCGGTGGTTCTTCCCTCAGCAGGACCCGGATGACGTCGAGGTGGTACCTAAGCCGGAGCGAGTGGTGCTCGACACGGCGGCGAAGTCGGTCGCCTCGCCGATGAGCATCCGCATCGACAACCCCAGCTCGTTCTACTTCGAGATCGACTCCGATGTCATGAAGAAACAGCTCGACGCCGCGATGAAGGCCCGGTACAATGGGATCGGCTGGCAGTGCGACCACAAGACCTACGTAGGCGACCAGTACGCGGAGTTGGAGCGCACCGGGGTCATCGAGGAGATCAAGAAGCGCGGCATGATGCTTCACGGGCCTGCTCACAGCTACCCGCACTTCATGAAAAACGAGTACTTCGACGAGCACACGGAGTGGTTCGGCATGCGCGACGGCGTGCGCCGTAAGCAGGAGATCGGCGGAGCTCAGTTCTGCTGGTCGAACGCCGAGGCGCGCAGGAAGTTCGTCGACAACGCCGAGCAGTTCGTGCTCGGCAGCCCCGGGCTCGACATCTTCTGCACGCTGGGATTTGACGGAGGGATCGCCTGCGACTGCCCACGGTGTTCGATTACGACGGCGGCCGACCTGGTAGTCCTGCTGATGAATGAGCTCGTCGAGCGGCTGAGAAGGAGCGCGCCTCACGTGCTGGTGGAGATGTCCGGGGCCTACAACCCCGTCCACGAGCCGCCGGAGAACACCAAGCCGGACGACGCGCTGCGGGTCATATGGGCGCATTGGGGGCGATATCACGGCTACGGCTACGATGATCCGCGCTACGGCTGGATCGAGAACCTGGAGAGCTGGCGCAAGGCCTTCCCGGGCCGACTCACGCTCTGCCAGTACTACACGGACAACTTCGCGACGCCGTGGATCTCGGCCCCCTACCCGATCGTGCTGGAGGGCGACCGAAGGTACTGCGCCGCGAAGGGCGTCGATGCGGTCTACATGCTGATCTGGCCGCCGGGGTACTGGTGGAATCACAGCTTCAACAACTACATGGCCGGCGTGTGCTACTACGATTTCGCCCTGAACCCCTGGGACGTCATACGGGACTACGCTGTAAACTACTTCGGCAGGAACGCAGGCCCCCTGCTCGCGGCCTATCTCGCCGAGTGGGCGACGAATGTAGATCTGCCGTACCATGTGAAGGACGGCACGACGGAGGCCGACCGCGCGATGCTCGAACATCAGCGCCGCGTATACATCGATCCGGCGGTGGAGGCGGCCAGGAGCGATCCGCTCCTCAGTCACCGCGTCGGGAAGGTCGCCAAGCTCCACGACCTCGCCGAACGGCTCGATGAGCTTCATCGCCGGCACGCGAAGATCAGCAAGCTGCGCGAGTCGGGCGACTTCGAGAAGGCGGCGGAGTTGATCCCGAGGGCGCGGGTCTATGCCGACGAGCTTCTGGCGCACATGACATCGCTCGCAGAGCTCAATCAGGGACTGATAGACAAGAACGAGGTACCGGGGTTCATCTCCCTCGGCGTGAAGAGCTGGATCGAGGAGGAGGCGAAGGCCGTCGAGGCACAGAGCACGAAGCTGCCAGAGGCGTAA
- a CDS encoding prolyl oligopeptidase family serine peptidase, which produces MSSVKPWVAGALAMSIACCSAGELKRETITLSEGGPEATVMLAYKTDTVKQHPVILMLGSLDPKALPDWSTGLVDEGYMLAAFSVAHPPDPDPARRAQWLVFDERFAHGYVLGGSRAPTDAKRVIDYLIGRGDVHRKKIGWMGSSSTGIPGLSVAVHEPRLAAIIAFVSTGAYGEWLESWKTNKLWVGKTDDVWPETREMLKEWDPIYHAAKMYPVAVLMVSGGDDIVVDAKTARSFVRAATPYYANDPERLRLVIYDGFGHNLPRDIIRMYTEHWFHLYMHPVNDPPKPPDRPNDLKESADRTQINASGHDEVVGAD; this is translated from the coding sequence ATGAGTTCTGTGAAACCGTGGGTTGCGGGGGCATTGGCAATGAGTATCGCCTGCTGCTCTGCCGGGGAGTTGAAACGCGAGACGATCACGCTCAGCGAGGGCGGACCGGAGGCGACCGTCATGCTCGCGTACAAGACGGATACCGTCAAGCAGCATCCTGTGATCCTCATGCTCGGCTCGCTCGATCCGAAGGCGCTCCCTGACTGGAGCACGGGCCTCGTGGATGAGGGCTACATGCTCGCGGCGTTCAGCGTCGCGCATCCGCCGGATCCCGATCCCGCTCGGAGGGCGCAGTGGCTCGTGTTCGACGAGCGGTTCGCGCACGGATACGTACTCGGCGGCTCGCGCGCTCCGACCGATGCCAAGCGGGTGATCGACTATCTGATCGGGCGCGGAGACGTGCATCGCAAGAAGATCGGCTGGATGGGAAGCTCCTCGACCGGCATCCCCGGCTTGTCGGTCGCCGTACACGAGCCGCGATTGGCCGCGATCATTGCATTCGTCAGCACGGGCGCATACGGTGAGTGGCTCGAGAGCTGGAAGACGAACAAGCTCTGGGTGGGCAAGACCGACGACGTCTGGCCGGAGACGAGGGAGATGCTGAAGGAATGGGACCCGATTTACCATGCGGCGAAGATGTACCCGGTCGCGGTACTGATGGTCAGCGGTGGGGATGATATCGTCGTCGATGCGAAGACCGCGCGCTCGTTCGTGAGGGCGGCGACACCCTACTATGCGAACGACCCCGAGCGACTGCGGTTGGTGATCTACGACGGGTTCGGGCACAACCTGCCCCGCGACATCATCCGGATGTACACGGAGCACTGGTTCCACCTCTACATGCACCCGGTGAACGACCCGCCGAAGCCGCCCGATCGCCCGAACGACCTCAAGGAGAGCGCGGACCGCACCCAGATCAACGCCTCGGGGCATGATGAGGTCGTAGGAGCGGACTAG
- a CDS encoding DUF4838 domain-containing protein: MSKLLVLIVCLTLLCAAQVIAASRITIAGNTAWRIYVPGDAGTVERFAAAELKRYVREISEARLLDTATPTRPHTICVGLRKDLHGDLPEPKPGFDGYSILVTEQAITIAGDNPRGVLYGVYDLLERLGCRWYHPAIDPKDPEFVPKDPDLSLPTGKWSESARIEDRVYWISGLAFEVRPESVAQLDWAAKNRYNGLSWQCVAEKIDEHLGLMESKGVIAAMEKRGLMLHGPGHSFPYFLATDRYFDTHPEWFGFADGKRHPHGGKWPLMNFCMSNPDACDEFIRNAESFVKAHPQFHWLDLLPIDGGVPCRCDECLKSTPTDLLIGFYNKLADRLKTVAPEVIVDCVPGYGQVTDPPKEVFANERLAAVYAHWGRNHRDSYDDPGYARKPNLLVWASYFKRFMICSYYAASSHQPFTGPPFLHALEGDTKFMVEHGMTGALVLEYPFGFWWSNSFNVRMGGLYPYYYPNRDPRSELKDYALRYYGTRAGPLVDEYLLMLGSNENLERVYRASRGEADDWDVIWLNDVRAMLVRAAQLAADDPVCSYRLSKLSSGLDMLIHLGGSRRTVQDIEKAVAEVKEGRAKKADVEKQIAEARKVTADLVSHAETLGARNDGVADAEWLKSWTINRTYTDHLDQAEKTLKEEN; encoded by the coding sequence TTGTCAAAGCTTCTTGTTCTGATCGTCTGTCTCACCCTGCTGTGCGCGGCTCAGGTTATCGCCGCTTCCCGGATCACAATCGCCGGCAATACGGCGTGGCGCATCTACGTGCCCGGCGATGCCGGGACTGTAGAGCGGTTCGCTGCCGCCGAACTGAAGCGATACGTTCGCGAAATCTCCGAGGCGCGGCTCCTCGACACTGCTACGCCGACCCGCCCGCACACGATATGCGTCGGTCTGCGGAAGGACCTCCACGGCGACCTGCCCGAGCCCAAGCCGGGCTTCGACGGATACAGCATACTCGTCACCGAGCAGGCGATCACCATCGCCGGCGACAACCCGCGCGGCGTCCTCTACGGCGTCTACGATCTCCTGGAGCGGCTCGGGTGCCGGTGGTACCATCCCGCGATCGACCCGAAGGACCCCGAGTTTGTGCCGAAGGACCCCGACCTGTCGCTCCCGACCGGCAAGTGGTCCGAGTCGGCGCGGATCGAGGACCGCGTCTACTGGATCAGCGGCCTGGCGTTCGAGGTGAGGCCTGAGTCCGTCGCGCAGCTCGACTGGGCGGCGAAGAACCGGTACAACGGCCTGAGCTGGCAGTGCGTCGCCGAGAAGATCGACGAGCACCTCGGCCTGATGGAGTCGAAGGGCGTCATCGCGGCGATGGAGAAGCGCGGCCTGATGCTCCACGGGCCGGGCCACTCCTTTCCTTACTTCCTGGCAACCGACAGGTACTTTGATACGCACCCCGAATGGTTCGGATTCGCGGACGGCAAGCGCCATCCCCACGGCGGGAAGTGGCCGCTCATGAACTTCTGCATGAGCAACCCCGACGCGTGCGACGAGTTCATTCGCAATGCCGAGTCCTTCGTGAAGGCGCACCCTCAGTTCCACTGGCTCGACCTCCTGCCGATCGACGGCGGCGTCCCGTGCCGGTGCGACGAGTGCCTCAAGAGCACGCCGACCGACCTGCTCATCGGGTTCTACAACAAGCTTGCTGACCGGCTGAAGACGGTCGCGCCGGAGGTCATCGTGGATTGCGTTCCCGGCTACGGGCAGGTGACCGATCCACCGAAGGAGGTCTTTGCGAACGAGCGGCTCGCCGCCGTCTATGCGCACTGGGGAAGGAATCACCGCGACAGCTACGACGACCCGGGGTACGCTCGCAAGCCGAACCTGCTGGTCTGGGCATCCTACTTCAAGCGGTTCATGATCTGCTCCTACTACGCCGCGAGTTCGCACCAGCCGTTCACCGGCCCGCCGTTCCTCCATGCGCTCGAAGGCGACACGAAGTTCATGGTCGAGCACGGCATGACCGGCGCCCTCGTGCTCGAGTATCCCTTCGGCTTCTGGTGGAGCAACTCGTTCAACGTGCGGATGGGCGGACTCTATCCCTACTACTACCCCAACCGGGATCCCCGGTCGGAGCTGAAGGACTACGCCCTCCGCTACTACGGCACGAGGGCCGGACCACTGGTTGACGAGTACTTGCTCATGCTGGGCAGCAACGAGAACCTCGAGCGGGTCTACCGGGCGAGCCGCGGCGAGGCCGATGACTGGGACGTGATCTGGCTGAACGACGTGCGAGCGATGCTCGTACGAGCCGCGCAACTCGCCGCCGATGATCCGGTCTGCTCATACCGCCTCTCCAAACTCTCGTCCGGGCTAGATATGTTGATCCACCTCGGCGGTTCCCGGCGCACGGTCCAGGATATCGAGAAGGCGGTGGCCGAGGTCAAAGAGGGCCGGGCGAAGAAGGCCGACGTCGAGAAGCAGATCGCCGAGGCCCGGAAGGTCACTGCCGACCTGGTCTCCCACGCCGAAACGCTCGGCGCGAGGAACGACGGTGTCGCCGACGCCGAGTGGCTCAAGAGCTGGACGATCAACCGTACGTATACCGACCACCTCGACCAGGCGGAGAAAACCCTGAAGGAGGAGAACTGA
- a CDS encoding MFS transporter, with product MSDSCGKAQPPVSFFYILALVTFSVGTASVSFCSNQVLQLTLRQFTTQMKLIGFVMSLQALNQLWATPYAAWKSDRIWTRIGRRKPLVVIMAPALALTIVLVPHCPALWLLVALVFVLQMAEDAELAVIMPAISDSVPDKQRPLATGMWQFAVAIAAFLMGRYVMKLMEPGEHVLRLAGFSLTIQGAHHWPYTVAGMIIVVTSAVFLLVMREKYVAPRPHDKFRLFSYGKDIVQVREHLLIYVIFFAQPLFYLVAIAFFATLAKVELHISPARYGWAFSYGAITTLIASIPLGYLFNRFRHRKAFCIGACVYVLIPITYGLFYMKTATDMAIFFSMQILAFIVFRLNFMPLVMEYTTPQNVGTIMGFTNAVNGMVRFTALPLVGWIVDATHGSCRLPLWGGYVGAAVCIIALVMMRPPEMVKHLLE from the coding sequence ATGAGCGATTCGTGCGGGAAGGCGCAGCCTCCGGTCAGCTTCTTCTACATTCTTGCGCTGGTAACGTTCAGCGTAGGAACCGCGAGCGTCTCTTTCTGCTCGAACCAGGTGCTTCAGCTCACCTTGCGCCAGTTCACCACTCAGATGAAACTGATCGGGTTCGTGATGTCACTGCAGGCGCTGAATCAGCTCTGGGCGACTCCGTACGCTGCTTGGAAGTCCGACCGCATCTGGACCCGCATAGGGCGTCGAAAACCGCTAGTGGTCATCATGGCGCCTGCTCTCGCGCTGACGATAGTGCTCGTCCCGCACTGTCCCGCGCTGTGGCTGCTCGTCGCCCTCGTCTTCGTGCTTCAGATGGCGGAGGACGCCGAACTCGCGGTGATCATGCCCGCGATCAGCGACTCAGTCCCGGACAAGCAGAGACCGCTTGCGACTGGAATGTGGCAGTTCGCGGTGGCAATCGCCGCGTTCCTTATGGGTCGGTACGTCATGAAGCTGATGGAGCCCGGCGAGCACGTGCTGAGGTTGGCCGGATTCTCTCTTACGATTCAGGGCGCCCACCATTGGCCCTACACCGTCGCCGGCATGATAATCGTGGTCACCAGCGCCGTCTTCCTGCTGGTCATGCGAGAGAAGTACGTTGCGCCGAGGCCGCACGACAAGTTCCGGCTCTTCTCGTACGGGAAGGACATCGTTCAAGTTCGCGAGCACCTGCTGATCTACGTCATCTTCTTCGCACAGCCGCTGTTCTACCTTGTGGCGATCGCGTTCTTTGCCACACTCGCGAAGGTTGAACTCCACATCTCGCCGGCGCGGTACGGTTGGGCATTTTCATACGGCGCGATCACAACGTTGATCGCCTCGATTCCACTGGGATACCTCTTCAACCGTTTCAGACACCGCAAGGCGTTCTGCATCGGTGCGTGCGTCTACGTGCTGATTCCTATCACATACGGCCTCTTCTACATGAAGACCGCGACGGATATGGCGATATTCTTCTCGATGCAGATACTCGCTTTCATCGTCTTCCGGCTGAACTTCATGCCACTGGTGATGGAATACACGACGCCACAGAACGTTGGGACAATCATGGGGTTCACTAACGCGGTCAACGGGATGGTGCGTTTCACGGCGCTACCGCTCGTGGGATGGATCGTGGACGCGACGCACGGAAGCTGCCGGCTACCCCTCTGGGGAGGCTACGTCGGGGCAGCAGTGTGCATCATCGCTCTAGTCATGATGCGCCCGCCGGAGATGGTGAAGCATCTCCTGGAGTGA